In one Lysobacter alkalisoli genomic region, the following are encoded:
- a CDS encoding MlaE family lipid ABC transporter permease subunit, with translation MPFVEATRSLGRAGLFSLAVLRASKPNADFWRELVREIYKIGARSLPIIVVGGAFVGLSVTLLGYRALDTYGAANQVSAMLGLGLYRELGPVLTALLFIGRAGSSIAAELGLMRATDQITALGLMGIDPVGKAVAPRFWAAVLCVPLLTGFFCSLAISASYFEAVHVIGIDGGVFWQVLKDSVDFGKDFMMAFAKAAVFGATAALVAAYVGYHAEPTIEGTSVATTRAVVNASLLVLMFNFVMTALLFK, from the coding sequence ATGCCCTTCGTTGAAGCCACCCGCTCGCTGGGCCGCGCCGGCCTGTTCTCGCTGGCGGTGCTGCGGGCGTCGAAACCGAACGCCGACTTCTGGCGTGAGCTGGTGCGCGAAATCTACAAGATCGGCGCACGTTCGCTGCCGATCATTGTCGTTGGCGGCGCGTTCGTCGGACTTTCGGTGACCCTGCTCGGCTACCGCGCACTCGACACCTACGGCGCCGCCAACCAGGTCAGCGCGATGCTCGGGCTCGGCCTGTACCGCGAACTCGGCCCGGTACTGACCGCGTTGCTGTTCATTGGCCGCGCCGGCAGCTCGATCGCCGCGGAACTGGGCCTGATGCGCGCCACCGACCAGATCACCGCGCTCGGGCTGATGGGGATCGACCCGGTCGGCAAGGCGGTCGCGCCGCGGTTCTGGGCCGCGGTGCTGTGCGTGCCGCTGCTGACCGGCTTCTTCTGCAGCCTCGCGATCAGCGCCAGCTATTTCGAGGCGGTGCACGTGATCGGCATCGACGGCGGCGTGTTCTGGCAGGTGCTCAAGGACAGCGTCGACTTCGGCAAGGACTTCATGATGGCCTTCGCCAAGGCCGCGGTGTTCGGCGCCACCGCCGCGCTGGTCGCGGCCTACGTCGGCTACCACGCCGAGCCGACCATCGAGGGCACCTCGGTGGCAACCACCCGCGCGGTGGTCAACGCCTCGTTGCTGGTGCTGATGTTCAACTTCGTCATGACCGCTTTGTTATTCAAATGA
- a CDS encoding ABC transporter ATP-binding protein, with the protein MNAPAPIVRLDRVRLDRGGRTILRDISLEVPKGQVVAVLGPSGSGKSTLLAALTGELEPASGTVEVFGRPMPTRNRDLLELRKGIGVMLQGNGLLTDLTAAENVALPLRAHTTLPKPVIERLVRMKLHAVGLRAAADAFPRELSGGMARRVALARALALDPPLMIYDEPLTGLDPIASGVVMSLVRRLNDTLGLTSIVVTHHVHETLPVADHAIVIANGQIVFSGSPEALSATEDPLVRQFLNGEPDGPIGFDAAPRNAQEAA; encoded by the coding sequence ATGAACGCCCCCGCGCCCATCGTTCGCCTGGATCGCGTCCGCCTCGACCGCGGCGGGCGTACCATCCTGCGCGACATCAGCCTGGAGGTGCCCAAGGGCCAGGTCGTTGCGGTGCTCGGCCCGTCGGGCAGCGGCAAGTCGACCCTGCTGGCGGCGTTGACCGGCGAGTTGGAGCCCGCATCCGGCACGGTCGAGGTGTTCGGCCGGCCGATGCCGACCCGCAACCGCGACCTGCTGGAGTTGCGCAAGGGTATCGGGGTGATGCTGCAGGGCAACGGCCTGCTGACCGACCTGACCGCGGCCGAAAACGTGGCCCTGCCGCTGCGCGCGCACACCACGCTGCCCAAACCGGTGATCGAGCGGCTGGTGCGGATGAAGCTGCACGCGGTCGGTCTGCGCGCCGCCGCCGACGCCTTCCCGCGCGAGCTGTCCGGCGGCATGGCGCGCCGGGTCGCGCTGGCCCGCGCGCTGGCGCTGGACCCGCCGCTGATGATCTACGACGAACCGCTGACCGGCCTGGACCCGATCGCCAGCGGCGTGGTGATGTCGCTGGTGCGCCGGCTCAACGATACCCTCGGCCTGACCAGCATCGTGGTCACCCACCACGTCCATGAGACATTGCCTGTGGCCGACCACGCGATCGTGATCGCCAACGGCCAGATCGTGTTCTCCGGCAGCCCGGAGGCACTGTCCGCCACGGAAGATCCGCTGGTGCGGCAGTTCCTCAACGGGGAGCCGGACGGACCGATCGGATTCGATGCGGCGCCGCGTAATGCCCAGGAGGCCGCCTGA
- a CDS encoding DUF885 domain-containing protein, with product MRILSPRNALALALALGLAACSPQPAGDASTAAPVATAEQVQAESQRLNEWFDVQYEELLQFSPTQLTFLGRKELNDQIDDVSEAGVRKQLAWMEASVKEMESSFDYDKLDPETRLSWDLWKRQYENARAGLPFLGNGYPFNQMGGMQNMVPTFLINFHKVDDESDYLAYVSRLQKVPVMFDQLLERTRASAAQGIRPPKFAYEGVLDQSRKIIAGAPFDGGADSALWADAQAKADALAKDDKISEERAAELKEQARKALVESIKPAYDRVIAFAEEELPQAAENAAGVGTSHPNGKAYYEYQLRQNTTTDMTADEVHRLGLSEVARLRGELEAVQQQIGFEGDLQAFFKHVQDDPNRLYPNTDAGRQAYIDDATQAIDNIKQHLPEYFGLLPKAGLEVKRVEAFREQDGAAQHYYPGTPDGSRPGIYYAHLSDMSSMPKTELEVIAYHEGLPGHHMQISIAQELEDIPTFRTQQFTTAYTEGWGLYSELLAKEMPDTYVDPYSEYGRLMSEMWRAIRLVVDTGLHVQGWTEQEAVDYFRANSSVPDAAIRSEVQRYLVIPGQATAYKVGMIKILELRRNAEAELGDKFDIRGFHDAVLGGGALPLDLLEKRVDLWIEAQRGAAAPAAEAA from the coding sequence GTGCGCATCCTGTCTCCCCGCAATGCCCTCGCCCTCGCGCTGGCCCTTGGCCTGGCCGCCTGCAGCCCGCAGCCCGCGGGCGACGCTTCGACAGCGGCACCCGTCGCGACCGCCGAACAGGTCCAGGCGGAGTCGCAACGCCTGAACGAGTGGTTCGACGTCCAGTACGAAGAGCTGCTGCAGTTCAGCCCGACCCAGCTGACCTTCCTCGGCCGCAAGGAACTCAACGACCAGATCGACGACGTGTCCGAAGCCGGCGTCCGCAAGCAGCTGGCGTGGATGGAGGCGTCGGTGAAGGAGATGGAATCGAGCTTCGACTACGACAAGCTGGATCCTGAGACCCGCTTGTCGTGGGACCTTTGGAAGCGCCAGTACGAAAACGCGCGCGCTGGCCTGCCGTTCCTCGGCAACGGCTATCCGTTCAACCAGATGGGCGGCATGCAGAACATGGTGCCGACCTTCCTGATCAACTTCCACAAGGTCGACGACGAGAGCGACTACCTGGCCTACGTCTCGCGCCTGCAGAAGGTGCCGGTGATGTTCGATCAGCTGCTCGAGCGTACCCGCGCCTCCGCGGCGCAGGGCATCCGCCCGCCGAAGTTCGCCTATGAGGGCGTGCTCGACCAGTCGCGCAAGATCATCGCCGGCGCACCATTCGATGGCGGTGCCGACAGCGCGCTGTGGGCCGACGCCCAGGCCAAGGCCGACGCACTGGCCAAGGACGACAAGATCAGCGAAGAGCGCGCCGCCGAACTCAAGGAACAGGCGCGCAAGGCGCTGGTCGAATCGATCAAGCCGGCCTACGACCGCGTGATCGCTTTCGCCGAAGAGGAGCTGCCGCAGGCCGCGGAGAATGCGGCCGGCGTCGGCACCAGCCACCCCAACGGCAAGGCCTACTACGAGTACCAGCTCCGGCAGAACACCACCACCGACATGACCGCCGATGAGGTCCATCGGCTCGGCCTGTCCGAAGTGGCGCGCCTGCGCGGCGAGCTCGAGGCGGTGCAGCAGCAGATCGGTTTCGAGGGCGACCTGCAGGCCTTCTTCAAGCACGTGCAGGACGACCCCAACCGCCTGTATCCCAACACCGACGCCGGTCGCCAGGCCTATATCGACGACGCCACCCAGGCCATCGACAACATCAAGCAGCACCTGCCCGAATACTTCGGCCTGCTGCCCAAGGCCGGCCTGGAGGTCAAGCGCGTGGAAGCCTTCCGCGAACAGGACGGCGCCGCCCAGCACTACTACCCCGGCACCCCGGACGGCTCGCGCCCCGGCATCTACTACGCGCACCTGTCGGACATGAGCTCGATGCCGAAGACCGAACTGGAGGTCATCGCCTATCATGAGGGCCTGCCCGGCCATCACATGCAGATCTCCATCGCCCAGGAGCTGGAAGACATTCCCACCTTCCGTACCCAGCAGTTCACCACCGCCTACACCGAGGGCTGGGGCCTGTACTCGGAGTTGCTGGCCAAGGAGATGCCCGACACCTACGTGGACCCGTACTCCGAGTACGGCCGGCTGATGTCGGAGATGTGGCGCGCGATCCGCCTGGTGGTCGATACCGGCCTGCACGTCCAGGGCTGGACCGAGCAGGAGGCCGTCGATTACTTCCGCGCCAACAGCTCGGTGCCAGACGCCGCGATCCGCTCCGAAGTGCAGCGCTACCTGGTCATCCCGGGCCAGGCCACCGCCTACAAGGTCGGCATGATCAAGATCCTGGAACTGCGCAGGAACGCTGAAGCCGAGCTGGGCGACAAGTTCGACATCCGCGGTTTCCACGACGCCGTGCTCGGCGGCGGAGCGTTGCCGCTCGACCTGCTGGAGAAGCGCGTCGATCTGTGGATCGAAGCGCAGCGTGGGGCGGCCGCTCCGGCGGCGGAAGCGGCTTGA
- a CDS encoding M23 family metallopeptidase, which produces MIPLAGRQPARPTTASLPGALLSSALSSVLLLAGTAAAEPGSSFALSVPEPPTAVRVEDRTVLGYELHLANHAPHALDPVRVEVLAGDEVLATYEGEALEARIDRSGLQQDSVAGAPIASGRWGIVFIDIALDGTALPSTLVHRIAFDRADASGALQEQRVEGGPAEVRPGIGTPLSPPLHGGPWAAISDTGWTRGHRRVGYALGGRLRTPGRYAIDWVKLDADGRRHPDGSGLASDAYSHGEDVLAVADGRVVKLQDGIAERRRLDERLDRDRARREGSGNTVVLDLGDGRFAHYAHLRPGSIVVAEGQRVARGEKIAEVGFSGGASAPQLHFAITDGADEPASEGLPFHFGAFDLSGTYADPARAGQEAWGAARVAPGPRTNEMPGRGAVVRFFPAP; this is translated from the coding sequence TTGATCCCCCTCGCCGGAAGGCAACCAGCGCGCCCGACAACAGCATCGTTGCCGGGCGCGCTGTTATCGAGCGCGCTGTCGAGCGTGCTGCTGCTGGCCGGCACTGCCGCTGCCGAGCCCGGGAGCAGCTTCGCCCTGTCCGTCCCCGAACCGCCGACAGCGGTCCGGGTCGAAGACCGCACCGTGCTGGGCTACGAATTGCACCTGGCCAACCACGCGCCGCATGCACTGGACCCGGTCCGGGTCGAGGTGCTGGCCGGAGACGAGGTCCTCGCGACCTACGAGGGCGAGGCGCTCGAGGCGCGGATCGACCGCTCCGGCCTGCAGCAGGATTCGGTGGCCGGCGCGCCGATCGCCTCCGGCCGGTGGGGAATCGTCTTCATCGACATCGCGCTGGACGGGACCGCGTTGCCATCCACCCTCGTCCATCGGATCGCCTTCGACAGAGCCGACGCGAGCGGGGCATTGCAGGAACAGCGAGTCGAGGGCGGACCTGCCGAAGTCCGCCCCGGCATCGGCACGCCGCTGTCTCCCCCCTTGCACGGTGGACCCTGGGCCGCGATCAGCGACACCGGGTGGACGCGTGGCCACCGCCGGGTCGGCTATGCCCTGGGTGGCCGCCTGCGCACGCCGGGTCGCTATGCCATCGACTGGGTGAAGCTGGACGCCGATGGCCGGCGACACCCGGACGGCAGTGGCCTGGCGAGCGATGCCTACAGTCATGGCGAAGACGTCCTGGCCGTCGCGGATGGCAGGGTGGTGAAGCTGCAGGACGGCATTGCGGAGCGGCGCCGGCTCGACGAGCGTCTGGACCGCGACCGCGCGCGTCGCGAAGGAAGCGGCAACACCGTGGTGCTGGACCTCGGCGACGGCCGCTTTGCCCACTACGCGCACCTGCGCCCGGGCAGCATCGTCGTTGCCGAAGGCCAGCGCGTCGCCCGTGGCGAGAAGATCGCCGAAGTCGGTTTCAGCGGCGGCGCCTCGGCCCCGCAGCTGCACTTCGCCATCACCGATGGCGCCGATGAACCCGCCAGCGAAGGTCTGCCGTTCCACTTCGGTGCCTTCGATCTCTCTGGCACCTATGCCGATCCCGCGCGTGCCGGCCAGGAGGCTTGGGGCGCCGCCCGTGTCGCGCCGGGACCGCGAACCAACGAAATGCCCGGACGTGGCGCGGTGGTGCGGTTCTTCCCGGCGCCATAG
- a CDS encoding TlpA family protein disulfide reductase, whose amino-acid sequence MDGNRRVATWMAALLACMAAVTAHAASPKAGEVPPDLLGKTPKGEEIRISDHRGKVMVVSFWASWCPQCRRKFPVLDYLQEQVDPEQLRVVVVNFKEDASTYRAVRRQARKSKVTWTHDRNGAVSDAYGVNAVPHTFIIDKTGKVAKVHLGYSERSVPGLIATLNELLAAPAAGDVAALDASSATGSAGP is encoded by the coding sequence ATGGACGGGAATCGACGCGTCGCCACGTGGATGGCGGCGCTGCTGGCCTGCATGGCGGCGGTAACGGCGCACGCCGCCAGCCCGAAGGCCGGCGAGGTGCCGCCGGACCTGCTGGGCAAGACGCCGAAAGGCGAGGAAATCCGCATCAGCGACCATCGCGGCAAGGTGATGGTGGTGAGTTTCTGGGCGTCGTGGTGCCCGCAATGCCGCAGGAAGTTCCCGGTGCTGGATTACCTGCAAGAGCAGGTCGATCCCGAGCAGTTGCGCGTGGTGGTGGTCAATTTCAAGGAAGACGCGTCGACCTACCGCGCGGTGCGGCGGCAGGCGCGCAAGTCGAAGGTGACCTGGACCCACGACCGCAACGGTGCCGTGTCCGATGCCTACGGTGTGAACGCGGTGCCGCATACCTTCATCATCGACAAGACCGGCAAGGTCGCAAAGGTCCATCTGGGTTATTCCGAGCGCAGCGTGCCGGGGCTCATCGCCACGCTCAACGAGCTGCTGGCCGCGCCCGCTGCCGGGGATGTGGCAGCGCTCGACGCATCGTCCGCTACAGGCAGCGCGGGGCCCTGA
- a CDS encoding YciI family protein, which yields MKYLGLAYYNPEKFAAMTPDEVEALVSQCPALDETMRATGKVLVSASLGDLDTWSTLRPRSGRTHVSDGPYTESKEVVGGLFIIEADSHDEALRIASMHPAATLGEEGGWAVELIPLEFYLAR from the coding sequence ATGAAATACCTAGGCCTGGCCTACTACAACCCCGAAAAGTTCGCTGCGATGACGCCAGACGAGGTCGAGGCATTGGTCAGCCAATGCCCTGCATTGGACGAGACGATGCGCGCTACCGGCAAGGTTCTGGTTTCCGCGTCGCTCGGCGACCTGGACACCTGGAGTACGCTCCGCCCGCGCAGCGGCAGGACGCACGTCAGCGACGGGCCTTACACCGAGTCGAAGGAAGTGGTGGGCGGCCTGTTCATCATCGAGGCCGATAGCCATGACGAGGCGTTGCGCATCGCATCCATGCATCCGGCCGCGACGCTGGGCGAAGAAGGCGGATGGGCCGTCGAGCTTATCCCCCTGGAGTTCTATCTGGCCCGTTGA